Proteins encoded in a region of the Phoenix dactylifera cultivar Barhee BC4 chromosome 3, palm_55x_up_171113_PBpolish2nd_filt_p, whole genome shotgun sequence genome:
- the LOC103715300 gene encoding serine/arginine-rich-splicing factor SR34: MSKRSSRTLYVGNLPGDIREREVEDLFYKYGPIVDIDLKIPPRPPGYAFVEFEDARDAEDAIRGRDGYNFDGHRLRVELAHGGRGQSSSFERHSSYNSGGRRGGVSRRSEYRVLVTGLPSSASWQDLKDHMRRAGDVCFSEVFRDGGGTTGIVDYTNYEDMKYAIRKLDDSEFRNAFSRAYIRVREYDSRRSLSRSRSRSRSYSRSRSPSRSRSVSRSQSKSPKARSSRRSLSRSRSRSVSSRSRSGSRGRSLSRSQSKSRSPLISPRRSKPASRSPRKHGPSRSRSSSRSRSPAAKSD, translated from the exons TATGGGCCCATTGTTGATATTGATCTGAAGATTCCTCCAAGGCCTCCTGGTTATGCTTTTGTTGAG TTTGAAGATGCTCGTGATGCTGAAGATGCTATTCGTGGTCGTGATGGATATAATTTTGACGGTCATAGATTAAGA GTGGAACTTGCACATGGTGGACGAGGCCAGTCTTCATCATTTGAACGACATAGCAGTTATAATAGTGGGGGACGCCGTGGTGGTGTCTCGAGGCGTTCAGAGTATCGTG TTCTTGTCACTGGTCTACCTTCGTCTGCATCTTGGCAAGATCTAAAG GATCATATGCGCCGAGCTGGTGATGTTTGTTTCTCTGAAGTGTTCCGTGATGGTGGAG GTACTACAGGAATTGTGGATTATACAAACTATGAGGATATGAAATATGCG ATCAGAAAGCTCGATGACTCTGAGTTTCGCAATGCATTTTCTCGGGCATATATAAGG GTGAGGGAGTATGATTCTAGGAGAAGCTTATCTAGGAGCCGAAGCCGTAGCCGTTCCTACTCAAGAAGCCGGAGTCCTAGTCGCAGTAGAAGTGTCAGCCGGAGCCAAAG CAAGTCTCCGAAGGCTAGATCATCACGCCGTTCTTTGTCGAGATCTAGATCAAGATCTGTGTCTTCTCGATCTCGTTCAGGATCAAGGGGGCGCTCCTTGTCAAG ATCACAATCGAAATCCAGATCACCCTTGATTTCT CCACGCCGTAGCAAACCTGCGAGCAGAAGTCCAAGGAAGCACGGTCCTAGTAGGAGCAGGAGTTCATCGCGTTCTCGATCCCCTGCT GCTAAGTCTGATTAA
- the LOC103715299 gene encoding phytochrome A-associated F-box protein has protein sequence MASASSSSSASPFALLSEDIVLNILAMLEADPRDWARLACTSARFAGLVRGVCCRSRCARALPSAAADLLPSDASPAALHKLSVCCPGLLRAGVLLEHSDFGLERDIGPDLSLPPRHPNSPSTAATAAAAASDPSPPPVTGDDPVSLPCWSLFDDLYFDTVYDPSESSQNPTFPPPDPDSAAKNPILIPREPSKKRRKQRVGPVDAHLASGSWTLSREQGNKLLASRFRGDCLYICEWPGCVHVEEKRRYMLFRGVFKNFKRSRVWRTISDSNRGTIELDCAFCSCNEAWDLHSAFCLRRVFGFHDDGEPVVRAYVCENGHVSGAWTERPMYV, from the coding sequence ATGGCCAGCGCCTCGTCCTCGTCGTCGGCGTCGCCCTTCGCGCTTCTGTCGGAGGACATCGTGCTGAATATCCTGGCGATGCTGGAGGCGGACCCTCGCGACTGGGCCCGCCTCGCCTGCACCTCTGCCCGCTTCGCCGGCCTCGTCCGCGGCGTCTGCTGCCGCTCCCGCTGCGCCCGCGCCCTCCCCTCCGCTGCCGCCGACCTCCTCCCCTCTGACGCTTCCCCCGCCGCCCTCCACAAGCTCTCTGTCTGCTGCCCTGGCCTCCTCCGCGCCGGCGTCCTCCTCGAGCACTCCGACTTCGGCCTCGAGCGCGACATCGGCCCCGACCTCTCCCTGCCCCCTCGTCATCCCAATTCTCCCTCtaccgccgccaccgccgcgGCAGCCGCCTCCGATCCCTCTCCACCACCGGTCACCGGCGATGACCCCGTTTCACTCCCCTGCTGGTCCCTCTTCGACGACCTCTACTTCGACACAGTCTACGACCCCTCCGAATCCTCCCAAAATCCCACCTTTCCGCCCCCCGACCCCGATTCCGCTGCTAAAAATCCGATCTTGATCCCCCGGGAGCCCTCGAAGAAGCGAAGGAAGCAGCGGGTCGGCCCCGTCGACGCCCACCTCGCCTCCGGGTCCTGGACCCTAAGCCGGGAACAGGGGAACAAGCTCCTGGCCAGCCGGTTCAGAGGCGACTGCCTCTATATCTGCGAGTGGCCCGGCTGTGTCCACGTCGAGGAGAAGCGGAGGTACATGCTGTTCAGAGGGGTGTTCAAGAATTTCAAGCGGTCGAGGGTGTGGAGGACGATCAGCGACTCGAATCGGGGGACGATTGAGCTGGACTGTGCCTTCTGTTCTTGCAATGAGGCCTGGGATCTCCACTCGGCATTTTGCTTGAGGAGGGTGTTTGGGTTTCATGATGATGGGGAGCCGGTGGTCCGGGCTTATGTCTGCGAGAATGGGCATGTCTCGGGGGCGTGGACCGAGAGGCCGATGTATGTTTGA